One window of the Pseudarthrobacter sp. ATCC 49987 genome contains the following:
- a CDS encoding DUF2797 domain-containing protein, with amino-acid sequence MTDTRYLVHGVFWDASPAVPGDAGIPDGGSPVMRLQDPGGGFTDLALDAGTRLGFRLAAGGKSCLGHHKVHGPADRDHVLCPDRAQAVKGSQCERCFVVDDSRLIHDFHRGGHVPPGLRAYLMQPHWLYIATFASGASKVGTAANLRKWKRLAEQGAVVARYVARADDGRVVRNLEDLVTRDAGVPQQIRSAAKAAALTGPAPAVELDALNFGLAGVVRRLLAGAGAGGGGFEVVDERWLRPGLSDAVCGQAVRHAYPHELSTGAHGFRIDSLSGSVALARLDGADLEFVVNLGRLKARTIELGGHGSDVPAVQEPLF; translated from the coding sequence GTGACCGATACCCGCTATCTGGTCCACGGGGTCTTTTGGGATGCCTCACCGGCCGTACCGGGGGACGCCGGCATACCCGACGGCGGCAGCCCGGTCATGCGCCTGCAGGACCCGGGCGGCGGCTTCACCGATCTGGCGCTCGACGCCGGCACCCGCCTCGGCTTCCGGCTCGCCGCCGGGGGAAAATCCTGTCTCGGGCACCACAAGGTCCACGGGCCAGCTGACCGGGATCACGTCCTTTGCCCGGACCGGGCGCAGGCCGTGAAGGGCAGCCAGTGTGAGCGCTGCTTCGTCGTGGACGATTCGCGCCTCATCCACGATTTCCACCGCGGCGGACATGTGCCGCCCGGGCTGCGGGCCTACCTGATGCAGCCGCACTGGCTCTACATCGCCACCTTCGCCAGCGGCGCCAGCAAGGTGGGCACGGCAGCGAACCTGCGCAAATGGAAGCGGCTCGCGGAGCAGGGCGCCGTCGTCGCCCGGTACGTCGCGCGCGCTGACGACGGCCGGGTGGTCCGGAACCTCGAGGACCTGGTGACCCGCGACGCCGGTGTCCCGCAGCAGATCCGCTCGGCTGCCAAGGCCGCAGCCCTGACCGGGCCGGCGCCCGCCGTCGAACTGGATGCCCTGAACTTCGGGCTGGCAGGGGTCGTCCGCAGGCTGCTCGCCGGTGCCGGTGCCGGGGGCGGGGGCTTCGAGGTCGTGGACGAGCGGTGGCTGCGGCCGGGACTGTCGGATGCGGTCTGCGGGCAGGCCGTCCGGCACGCCTACCCGCATGAGCTCAGCACGGGTGCCCACGGGTTCCGGATCGACTCGCTGAGCGGCAGCGTTGCGCTGGCCAGGCTGGACGGCGCCGACCTTGAATTCGTCGTCAACCTTGGCCGGCTGAAGGCGCGGACCATCGAACTCGGCGGCCACGGAAGCGACGTTCCGGCAGTCCAGGAGCCGCTGTTCTGA
- a CDS encoding DUF3188 domain-containing protein: MLKEFWDSASTTYKVLVFSAMGLLAVGITLNVVGNSSGNQDLAVASLAVIGLGLILHIAGIVVRGQTIRKNLKR; encoded by the coding sequence GTGCTGAAAGAATTCTGGGACTCCGCGTCAACCACCTACAAGGTGCTGGTTTTCAGCGCGATGGGGCTGCTCGCCGTCGGCATCACCCTGAACGTCGTGGGGAACTCCTCCGGCAACCAGGACCTCGCCGTGGCCTCCCTCGCCGTGATCGGGCTCGGCCTGATCCTGCACATCGCGGGCATCGTGGTCCGCGGCCAGACGATCCGAAAAAACCTCAAGCGTTAG